One segment of Rhizobium jaguaris DNA contains the following:
- a CDS encoding cation-translocating P-type ATPase, with protein MTCRTMDAESTLGLSSYRSFSAEEIALASHPLGDGLRQLDLSVPDAHCGACISTIERALQKLPYVKHARVNLTARRVTCIYIERLGDAPVDPTGILSTIMGTGHRVHLLTSALASNQPDSLRNQLLLAVGVSGFAAVNIMLLSVSVWSGANAATRDLFHWISAMIAAPALIYGGRFFFQSAWNALKHGRTNMDVPISLAVTLSYAVSLSETIHHGEHAWFDASVSLLFFLLIGRTLDYMMRQKARAAVNSLARLAPRGAPVIAADGSKRHTAIEDIRIGDHVFIGAGERIPVDGVVTAGTGELDLTVVTGESTPVAVANGAEVRSGAMNLMASLTIRATKTAENSLLAEIINLMEAAEGGRARYRRIADRAASLYAPAVHLLALVSFLAWGFLGGDWKHAMLVAVAVLIITCPCALGLAVPVVQVVAAGSLFRRGIIIKDGSALERLAEIDTVVFDKTGTLTMGQPRLVEMVEVGPEEKAIAAGLAEHSRHPLSLALPRSAGGNGQRFDSVVEIPGAGLEVETTAGLYRLGNTGFACLIPPREEKEADGSLCEVVLSRNGIEVARFYFEDTLRPGAAEAIGELSRAGLQTMILSGDRQAVVAATARALHMDRWIAESNPKQKVEECARLSEAGNRVMMVGDGINDAPALAAAHVSMAPATASDIGRQAADLVFLNDRLDAVPEAISLARTATTLIRQNFALAIGYNLLAVPIAIAGHATPLVAAIAMSCSSLIVVTNTLRLNGWRVRLVCEARAADPAPQKEVSIS; from the coding sequence ATGACTTGTCGCACCATGGACGCCGAAAGCACATTGGGACTATCGAGCTATCGTTCTTTCAGTGCTGAAGAGATCGCTCTTGCGAGCCATCCGTTGGGGGATGGATTGCGTCAACTTGACCTCAGCGTTCCCGATGCGCACTGCGGAGCCTGCATCTCGACGATCGAGCGGGCGTTGCAGAAACTTCCCTATGTAAAGCATGCCCGGGTCAACCTGACCGCCCGGCGAGTCACTTGCATCTATATCGAGCGATTGGGGGACGCGCCGGTCGATCCTACCGGTATTCTGTCCACGATTATGGGGACAGGCCATCGCGTCCACCTCTTGACGTCCGCCTTGGCATCGAACCAGCCCGACAGCCTGCGCAATCAATTGCTGTTGGCTGTCGGCGTCTCCGGCTTTGCAGCCGTAAACATCATGCTGCTGTCCGTATCTGTCTGGTCTGGCGCGAATGCGGCAACCCGTGACCTGTTCCATTGGATCTCCGCGATGATCGCTGCACCGGCGCTGATTTATGGCGGGCGCTTCTTTTTCCAATCTGCCTGGAATGCTCTGAAGCACGGGCGCACCAACATGGACGTGCCGATCTCGCTGGCCGTTACGCTTTCCTATGCGGTCTCACTGTCGGAGACGATCCACCACGGGGAGCACGCATGGTTCGACGCCTCCGTGTCGTTGCTGTTCTTCCTGCTTATCGGCCGCACGCTCGATTACATGATGCGGCAAAAGGCGCGGGCTGCCGTCAACAGCCTGGCGAGGCTTGCGCCACGCGGCGCGCCGGTAATAGCCGCCGACGGCAGCAAGCGCCACACCGCGATTGAGGATATCCGCATCGGTGATCACGTCTTCATTGGCGCGGGCGAACGCATCCCTGTCGATGGCGTCGTGACCGCCGGCACGGGCGAGCTGGATCTCACCGTCGTCACGGGCGAAAGTACGCCAGTTGCCGTCGCGAACGGCGCGGAGGTGAGATCGGGCGCGATGAACCTCATGGCGTCATTGACCATTCGCGCGACGAAGACGGCGGAAAACTCGCTGCTTGCAGAAATAATAAACCTTATGGAGGCGGCAGAAGGGGGCAGGGCGCGCTATCGCAGGATCGCGGATCGTGCAGCAAGCCTTTACGCTCCGGCAGTTCATTTGCTTGCGCTGGTTTCCTTTCTTGCCTGGGGCTTCCTTGGCGGAGATTGGAAGCATGCCATGCTTGTCGCGGTCGCGGTGCTGATCATCACTTGTCCTTGCGCGCTTGGATTAGCGGTGCCAGTCGTCCAGGTCGTTGCCGCGGGCAGCCTGTTTCGCCGCGGCATCATCATTAAGGACGGGTCCGCTTTGGAGCGGCTCGCTGAAATCGATACCGTCGTGTTCGACAAGACCGGTACGCTGACGATGGGCCAGCCACGGCTCGTCGAGATGGTGGAGGTGGGGCCGGAGGAAAAGGCGATCGCGGCCGGTCTTGCAGAGCATTCCCGCCATCCGCTCTCCCTGGCGTTGCCGCGGAGTGCCGGTGGCAACGGGCAACGGTTCGACAGCGTTGTCGAGATTCCGGGCGCGGGCCTCGAGGTCGAAACCACCGCCGGCCTATATCGTCTCGGCAATACGGGGTTCGCTTGTTTGATCCCGCCGCGCGAAGAAAAAGAAGCCGATGGCTCGCTCTGCGAGGTCGTGCTGTCGAGGAATGGCATCGAAGTCGCCCGTTTCTACTTCGAAGACACGCTTCGCCCCGGGGCAGCCGAGGCTATTGGCGAACTTAGTCGCGCGGGATTGCAGACAATGATCCTGTCCGGCGACCGGCAAGCCGTGGTCGCGGCGACGGCACGAGCATTGCATATGGATCGGTGGATTGCCGAATCCAATCCGAAGCAGAAGGTGGAGGAGTGTGCCCGTTTGAGCGAGGCCGGCAACAGGGTCATGATGGTTGGCGACGGCATCAACGACGCGCCGGCGCTGGCGGCAGCACATGTGTCGATGGCGCCCGCGACCGCTTCCGACATCGGCCGGCAGGCTGCGGACCTCGTATTCCTTAACGACCGGCTCGACGCGGTTCCCGAAGCAATCTCACTTGCGCGAACAGCAACTACCTTGATCCGACAGAACTTCGCACTTGCCATCGGTTATAACTTGCTCGCTGTTCCCATCGCCATCGCGGGCCATGCCACGCCGCTTGTCGCAGCCATCGCAATGTCCTGCTCTTCGCTGATAGTCGTGACGAATACATTGCGCCTGAATGGGTGGCGAGTTCGGTTGGTATGCGAGGCTCGTGCTGCCGATCCCGCCCCGCAGAAGGAGGTCTCCATTTCATGA
- the ccoS gene encoding cbb3-type cytochrome oxidase assembly protein CcoS — MSVLIYLIPLALFMGALGIGAFLWSLESGQYDDLEGASWRILGNEGDAPDEEQ; from the coding sequence ATGAGCGTGCTGATCTATTTGATCCCGCTTGCTTTGTTCATGGGTGCGCTTGGCATTGGAGCATTTCTGTGGTCGCTTGAGAGCGGGCAGTATGACGATTTGGAAGGCGCTTCCTGGCGCATTCTAGGGAATGAGGGTGATGCACCCGATGAGGAGCAATAA
- a CDS encoding OmpW/AlkL family protein → MTSNDIARAIVAAAALVAVSTAEAADLPTPQAKAPIRAVANRSPWQMRLRALGVVTTDSGRVDGLPGSDLSFSDTIIPEFDISYFFTENIAAELILGTTYAKVHGGGSISALGEIGKTWLLPPTLTLQYHFTELGAFRPYVGAGVNYTVFYNQSGKTARSLDVKNTFGVALQAGFDYMIDDHWGMNFDAKKIFLRPDFDANVGGAGVSGKAKLDPWLLGAGVTYRF, encoded by the coding sequence ATGACTTCCAACGACATCGCACGTGCCATCGTCGCTGCCGCAGCATTGGTTGCCGTTAGCACTGCAGAAGCTGCCGATCTGCCGACACCACAAGCTAAGGCTCCCATCCGCGCGGTGGCGAACCGAAGCCCATGGCAGATGCGGCTGCGGGCGCTTGGTGTGGTCACCACCGATTCTGGACGCGTCGACGGATTGCCGGGTTCGGATCTTTCCTTCTCGGACACGATCATACCAGAATTCGATATCTCGTATTTCTTCACCGAGAATATCGCTGCGGAACTCATCCTCGGTACCACTTACGCCAAGGTCCATGGCGGCGGCTCGATTTCAGCGCTTGGCGAGATTGGCAAGACCTGGCTGCTGCCGCCAACGCTCACGTTACAATACCATTTCACCGAGCTTGGCGCTTTTCGGCCTTATGTCGGCGCCGGCGTCAACTACACGGTCTTCTACAACCAGTCAGGAAAAACTGCGCGCAGCCTCGATGTCAAAAACACATTCGGTGTCGCCCTGCAGGCTGGCTTCGACTATATGATCGACGACCATTGGGGCATGAACTTCGACGCGAAAAAAATATTCCTGAGGCCTGATTTCGATGCCAATGTCGGTGGCGCTGGCGTCAGTGGCAAGGCTAAGCTCGATCCATGGCTGCTCGGCGCCGGCGTGACCTATCGTTTCTAG
- the thiC gene encoding phosphomethylpyrimidine synthase ThiC produces MTIAANNLTPTVTTGPLPASRKIYIPGDIHTDIRVPMREISVHPTSGEPPVVVYDSSGPYTVQAADIRIEQGLPQLRRDWVLTRGDVEAYEGRHVRPEDNGFVSGERLTPQFPGRRQPLRARDGKAVTQLAYARAGIITPEMEFIAIRENLGRKAKAEALIRDGESFGAHIPDHVTPEFVRQEVAVGRAIIPANINHPESEPMIIGRNFLVKINANIGNSAVTSSMAEEVEKMVWAARWGADTVMDLSTGRNIHNIREWIIRNSPLPIGTVPLYQALEKVDGIAENLTWEVYRDTLIEQAEQGVDYFTIHAGVRLHYIPLTVNRVTGIVSRGGSIMAKWCLHHHRESFLYEHFEDICDICRAYDVSFSLGDGLRPGSIADANDAAQFAELETLGELTKIAWARDCQVMIEGPGHVPMHKIKENMDKQLAVCGEAPFYTLGPLTTDIAPGYDHITSGIGAAMIGWFGTAMLCYVTPKEHLGLPDRNDVKTGVITYKIAAHAADLAKGHPAARIRDDALSRARFEFRWEDQFNLSLDPDTARSFHDETLPKEAHKVAHFCSMCGPKFCSMRISHDIRAEAQKEGLEAMAAKYREGGDLYMPIDETAHPAE; encoded by the coding sequence ATGACCATTGCCGCAAACAACCTCACCCCGACCGTCACCACCGGCCCGCTGCCGGCGTCACGCAAGATCTACATTCCGGGAGACATACACACCGACATCCGCGTACCGATGCGCGAGATCAGCGTCCATCCGACCTCGGGCGAGCCGCCGGTCGTCGTCTATGATTCCTCCGGTCCCTATACTGTCCAAGCGGCAGATATCCGCATCGAGCAAGGCCTGCCGCAGCTCCGTCGCGACTGGGTGCTTACTCGCGGCGATGTCGAAGCCTATGAAGGCCGCCATGTGCGCCCCGAGGACAACGGTTTTGTTAGCGGCGAGCGGCTGACGCCGCAATTCCCAGGGCGACGCCAACCGCTGCGGGCCAGAGACGGCAAGGCAGTGACCCAACTTGCCTATGCGCGGGCCGGCATCATCACGCCGGAAATGGAGTTCATCGCCATCCGCGAAAATCTCGGCCGCAAGGCGAAAGCCGAGGCCTTGATTCGCGACGGCGAGAGTTTCGGCGCCCATATTCCGGATCATGTGACGCCGGAATTCGTCCGCCAGGAGGTTGCCGTCGGCCGGGCGATCATCCCGGCCAATATCAATCACCCGGAAAGCGAGCCGATGATCATCGGCCGGAATTTCCTGGTGAAGATCAACGCCAATATCGGCAATTCCGCCGTTACTTCCTCGATGGCGGAAGAGGTCGAAAAGATGGTCTGGGCCGCCCGCTGGGGCGCCGATACCGTGATGGATCTTTCGACCGGCCGCAACATCCACAACATCCGCGAATGGATCATCCGCAACTCGCCGCTGCCGATCGGCACCGTGCCGCTCTATCAGGCGCTGGAGAAGGTGGATGGCATTGCCGAGAACCTCACCTGGGAGGTCTATCGTGACACGCTGATCGAACAGGCCGAGCAGGGCGTCGACTATTTCACTATCCATGCTGGCGTACGACTGCATTACATCCCGCTGACCGTCAATCGCGTAACCGGCATCGTCTCGCGCGGCGGTTCGATCATGGCAAAGTGGTGTCTCCATCATCATCGCGAGAGCTTCCTTTACGAGCATTTCGAGGATATCTGCGACATCTGCCGCGCCTATGACGTCTCCTTCTCGCTCGGCGACGGCCTGCGCCCCGGCTCGATCGCCGATGCCAACGACGCCGCGCAGTTCGCCGAACTCGAGACGCTGGGCGAACTGACGAAGATCGCTTGGGCCAGGGATTGCCAGGTGATGATCGAAGGGCCCGGCCATGTACCGATGCACAAGATCAAGGAAAACATGGACAAGCAGCTCGCCGTCTGTGGCGAGGCGCCCTTCTACACGCTTGGGCCGCTGACGACGGATATCGCGCCGGGCTACGATCACATCACCTCGGGCATCGGTGCGGCGATGATCGGCTGGTTCGGTACTGCCATGCTCTGCTACGTCACCCCGAAGGAGCATCTTGGCCTGCCCGACCGCAACGACGTCAAGACCGGCGTCATCACCTACAAGATCGCCGCCCATGCGGCAGATCTCGCTAAGGGTCACCCAGCCGCCCGTATCCGCGACGATGCATTGTCGCGTGCCCGCTTCGAATTCCGCTGGGAGGACCAGTTCAACCTGTCGCTCGATCCCGATACCGCCCGCAGCTTCCATGACGAAACCCTGCCAAAGGAAGCCCATAAGGTTGCGCATTTTTGCTCGATGTGTGGCCCGAAATTCTGTTCGATGAGGATTTCGCACGACATCCGCGCCGAGGCGCAGAAGGAGGGGCTGGAAGCGATGGCCGCGAAATACCGGGAGGGCGGCGACCTCTACATGCCGATCGATGAAACCGCACATCCGGCCGAGTGA
- the thiO gene encoding glycine oxidase ThiO produces MRILVKGAGVAGLTVAHELHTRGAEVTIVDPSQNFDRAASWLAGGMLAPWCERESADEAVLERGRDSADRWEAILPGKVVRNGTLVVAPNRDQSELKRFASRTTGYRWVDEDEIPVLEPWLAVRFRQGLFFPQEAHLDAREALRSLKADLLVKGVTFVNEIADDREFPGIVDCTGAARIGKSRELRGVRGEMLYLQTEEVALARPVRLLHPRFPVYIVPRGKGLFLVGATMIETDFQGQITARSLMELLNAAYALHPAFADATIVETGTGIRPAFPDNLPRVMREANVIFLNGFYRHGFLLAPTMAAEAADMVFSGPTKQRSR; encoded by the coding sequence ATGCGTATCCTCGTCAAAGGAGCCGGTGTCGCCGGCCTCACGGTGGCTCACGAACTGCATACCCGCGGTGCTGAGGTCACAATCGTAGATCCCAGCCAGAATTTCGACCGGGCAGCCTCCTGGCTCGCCGGCGGCATGCTGGCGCCATGGTGCGAGCGGGAAAGCGCCGATGAGGCCGTGCTCGAACGCGGTCGGGATTCCGCCGACCGATGGGAAGCGATTTTGCCGGGCAAAGTCGTTCGCAACGGCACGCTTGTCGTCGCGCCGAACCGGGATCAAAGCGAGCTGAAGCGATTCGCTAGCCGCACGACGGGTTATCGTTGGGTTGACGAAGACGAAATCCCCGTCCTCGAGCCTTGGCTTGCCGTTCGCTTCCGGCAAGGCCTGTTCTTTCCGCAGGAAGCCCATCTGGACGCGCGCGAGGCGCTACGTTCACTGAAAGCGGATTTGTTGGTGAAGGGTGTGACCTTCGTCAATGAAATCGCGGATGACCGCGAGTTCCCTGGCATCGTCGATTGCACCGGGGCCGCGCGCATCGGCAAAAGCCGGGAGTTGCGCGGTGTGCGGGGCGAGATGCTCTATCTGCAGACGGAGGAAGTCGCCCTTGCGCGGCCTGTCCGCCTGCTGCATCCGCGTTTTCCGGTCTATATCGTGCCGCGCGGCAAGGGCCTGTTCTTGGTCGGCGCGACAATGATTGAAACGGACTTCCAAGGGCAGATCACCGCCCGCTCGCTGATGGAGCTGCTGAACGCCGCCTATGCGCTGCATCCCGCTTTCGCCGATGCCACCATCGTCGAAACTGGCACAGGCATACGCCCGGCCTTTCCAGACAACCTTCCCCGCGTAATGCGGGAGGCCAATGTCATCTTCCTCAATGGTTTTTATCGCCACGGTTTTTTACTGGCACCGACCATGGCGGCTGAAGCTGCGGACATGGTCTTTTCCGGGCCAACGAAGCAAAGGAGCCGCTGA
- the thiS gene encoding sulfur carrier protein ThiS produces MRLIINGEPETIAATTLSQLLAALAYEGEWLATAVNGELVHREDRDDHLLNDNDRIEILTPMQGG; encoded by the coding sequence ATGCGCCTGATCATAAACGGTGAACCCGAGACGATTGCCGCAACCACACTTTCGCAGCTTCTGGCCGCGCTCGCCTATGAGGGCGAGTGGCTGGCGACCGCCGTCAACGGCGAACTCGTTCATCGCGAGGATCGCGACGATCACCTTCTGAACGACAATGACAGGATCGAAATCCTGACCCCGATGCAGGGAGGCTGA
- a CDS encoding thiazole synthase has translation MLDLYGTQIGSRLLLGTARYPSPAVLAEAVRRSRTEIVTVSLRREMAGGRNGGAFFDMIRALGVSVLPNTAGCHGVSEAVLTAKMAREVFQTNWIKLEVIGNHDTLQPDVFALVEATRILASDGFEVFPYTTDDLVVAERLLEAGCKVLMPWCAPIGTAAGPLNLSALRSMRAHFPDVPLIVDAGIGRPSHATTVMELGFDAVLLNTAVAGAGDPATMAEAFAKAIEAGHQAFGAGMLEPRDMAVPSTPVIGKAVFA, from the coding sequence ATGCTTGATCTCTACGGAACCCAGATTGGATCGCGACTCCTTCTCGGCACTGCGCGTTATCCCTCGCCGGCCGTCCTGGCCGAGGCCGTCAGGCGATCCAGGACGGAGATTGTCACCGTGTCACTGCGGCGTGAAATGGCCGGTGGACGCAATGGCGGCGCATTTTTCGACATGATCCGGGCGCTCGGCGTCAGCGTTCTTCCCAACACCGCCGGCTGCCATGGCGTATCCGAGGCCGTGCTGACGGCCAAGATGGCGCGCGAGGTGTTTCAGACCAACTGGATCAAGCTGGAGGTGATCGGCAATCACGATACGCTGCAGCCGGATGTCTTCGCGCTGGTGGAAGCGACCCGCATTCTCGCAAGCGATGGCTTTGAGGTCTTTCCCTATACGACTGACGACTTGGTCGTGGCCGAGCGCCTGCTGGAGGCGGGATGCAAGGTGTTGATGCCCTGGTGCGCGCCGATCGGCACCGCGGCGGGGCCGCTCAATCTTTCCGCCCTTCGATCCATGCGCGCGCATTTTCCAGATGTGCCGCTGATCGTCGACGCGGGCATCGGCCGCCCGTCGCATGCAACGACGGTGATGGAGCTGGGTTTCGATGCGGTCCTTCTCAACACCGCGGTTGCCGGCGCCGGCGATCCCGCCACCATGGCGGAAGCCTTCGCCAAGGCCATTGAGGCCGGCCACCAGGCATTCGGCGCCGGCATGCTGGAGCCGCGCGACATGGCGGTTCCGTCGACACCCGTAATCGGAAAGGCGGTTTTCGCGTGA
- a CDS encoding thiamine phosphate synthase: MKLDPFYLIVDSAAWIERLVPFGVKLVQLRVKERALSDIRIDIRRAKAVCAAHGCQLIVNDYWQLAIEEGCDFVHLGQEDLAAADLSAIRAAGLKLGLSTHDEAELATALAAEPDYIALGPIYPTILKAMAWAPQGLDRIRDWKSRIGRLPLVAIGGLTVERIAGVFENGADSAAVVTDIVLSENPEQKTREWIATTKTLRYP; encoded by the coding sequence GTGAAGCTCGATCCCTTCTATCTGATCGTCGACAGTGCCGCCTGGATCGAAAGGCTGGTGCCGTTTGGTGTCAAACTCGTGCAACTGCGCGTCAAGGAACGGGCGCTATCGGATATACGCATAGATATCCGGCGGGCAAAAGCAGTCTGTGCGGCGCACGGATGCCAGTTGATCGTCAACGACTATTGGCAGCTCGCGATCGAAGAGGGCTGCGATTTCGTCCATCTCGGCCAGGAGGATCTTGCCGCCGCCGATCTTTCTGCCATTCGCGCCGCCGGACTGAAACTGGGGTTATCGACACATGACGAGGCGGAGTTGGCGACGGCGCTTGCCGCCGAACCCGACTACATCGCCCTCGGACCGATCTATCCGACCATTCTCAAGGCCATGGCCTGGGCGCCGCAGGGGCTCGACCGGATCCGCGACTGGAAGAGCCGCATCGGCCGGCTGCCGCTTGTCGCCATTGGTGGACTGACCGTGGAGCGCATTGCCGGCGTGTTCGAAAATGGGGCCGATAGTGCGGCGGTCGTAACCGATATTGTCTTGAGCGAGAATCCGGAACAGAAAACCAGGGAATGGATCGCAACAACCAAGACCTTGAGGTACCCGTGA